A genomic window from Alkalihalobacillus sp. AL-G includes:
- a CDS encoding GNAT family N-acetyltransferase, giving the protein MLIREYVASDEKEWVRCRTLAFLDTAYFDDVRREKEKYENPAIELVAVIENQVVGLIDIEYELEENTVCPKGKGLGGMIWNVAVHPDLQRHGIGTQLLYEAERIALEKGLNRLEVWTRDDDWVNKWYEKNKFTKVDSYFHVFIEGSKAVKHVIHSESPEIKPVQIFAHYTGKDLSYIKNRFKRVHECNCYQKNLV; this is encoded by the coding sequence ATGTTAATTAGAGAATATGTAGCAAGTGATGAGAAGGAATGGGTTCGATGCCGAACATTGGCTTTTTTAGATACTGCATACTTTGACGATGTCAGAAGGGAAAAAGAAAAATATGAAAACCCAGCCATTGAATTAGTCGCAGTTATTGAAAATCAAGTCGTTGGCTTAATTGACATCGAGTATGAACTTGAAGAAAACACAGTGTGCCCTAAAGGTAAAGGACTTGGAGGTATGATTTGGAATGTTGCTGTTCATCCTGACCTCCAAAGACATGGGATTGGGACTCAACTATTGTATGAAGCTGAAAGGATAGCTTTAGAAAAAGGTTTAAATCGACTTGAAGTTTGGACAAGAGACGATGATTGGGTGAATAAATGGTACGAAAAAAATAAATTCACTAAGGTTGATTCTTATTTTCATGTATTCATTGAAGGTTCAAAAGCAGTAAAACATGTCATACATAGTGAAAGTCCCGAAATAAAACCGGTTCAAATTTTTGCACATTATACAGGTAAAGATCTATCTTATATAAAAAATCGGTTTAAAAGAGTACATGAATGTAATTGTTA